AGACGCTACAGATATTATTTTGTATTACGAGCTATTCGATAACGACTTAATTAGTTTCGATGTGGGCTTGAATGCCAAGTATATCGATGGCGCGTTTTCAGTTTATGATACGGCCAGCGATACGCAAGGCTCGGGTGATTTCTCAGGTGTTGTGCCAATGGTGTACTCGAAAGTGCAAGTAGGCTTGCCGTTTACGGGGTTAGCGGCTTACGCTGAAGGTAGCTACTTGTCGTTTGACGAGCACGAACTAAGCGACTACCAAGTAGCAGTGACTTACTCATTTATAGAAAGTCTCGCGGTTGATATGACCCTTCAGGTGGGCTATCGCAAAGTGACGGTGGATATTGAAGATCTTGACGATATCTATGCAGACATGGAATTTGATGGCGCGTTTGCAGGATTAGAAGTTCACTTCTAATTGTTGCCAACATCTACCTGATAAACAAAAAAACCGACATGTGTCGGTTTTTTTGCTTTTTTATATTAGTACTATTGCACTAGTGGCCAAATTTAACTCTTATTCCTGCATTGGCAATGAAGCCATCGTTGCGAGACCATATATCAGTAGTCCACTGCCCACTAGCCGCTCGGCTAGGTAACAGTAGAGGATGTTCGTCGTGCTCTGCATGCTCGTCATGTTTTTGTTCCTCAATGTCATCTTTGTGCCGCTCTTGATTCAATGGCACATCTGAGTGCTTAAATGTGTTGTCATGACTAGATGAAATTGCGCTAAGAAAGAACAGAATGATTAACGAGGTGGTTGATCTAAAAAACGGAAGTTGGAACATAATGTAGCAATTAGAAAATTTGGTAGATTACAACATATTTCCACATGCTAGTCTTTGTGAATTTAAGCATAAAGCCCTTTATTTATTAATTGCTTAGGTGTTTTTTCTTTTCCTTCATAAAGTTATCTTATACCTTAAAACTTACTTAAAACACTTTAGGTTTGTGCTTAATTTCAGGCGCTGATATCTAAAAATTCTTTAGGGAAGCTACCTAAAATCAACTTTACTGGTAGTGTTATCATCAAAAACAGCGTGTTTATACTCCAAAACACATCCTTAATCACTTTCAGTAATAAAAAAGTCTCATTTATTCTTTTCTCTTCTTGTAGAAAGCCGTTAGCCTTATGCCCATCGAATTAAGGCTAAAGAATTATGTCACAACAATCGAACAATCCATCGGCTACTGGTGCCGTACTAAACGAACAACAGTTCAATGCAATTACCCAAGCGATATCTGGGTTAAACCGCGACCAACTGACTTGGATCAGTGGCTATGCTGCGGGTATGGCCGCTGCACAAGGCGGCGTCGTTGCGCCAACCACTGCCGGTGCAGTAGCACCAGCGCAGACTGATGCTCCCACGCTTACCATTTTATTCGGTTCACAAACCGGTAACGCGAAAGGTGTGGCTCAACAGTGTCAGGCAAAAGCGGAAGAAGCGGGCTTTAACTCTAAGTTAGTTAGCATGGCAGATTACAAGCCTCGTTCGCTTAAGGCTGAAACCCATGTTGCGCTTTTTGTTAGCACCCATGGTGAAGGCGA
The nucleotide sequence above comes from Alteromonas naphthalenivorans. Encoded proteins:
- a CDS encoding TIGR04219 family outer membrane beta-barrel protein; the encoded protein is MKKCLLATLVGCALFSASSHADTIAGVYAGAQVWQTDTTGGFADSSSTADFNFDDETNTALYVAFEHPLPFVPNVKIGHTTLDNSGTTTLNTNFTFDGDLYTADSQVDTIVELDATDIILYYELFDNDLISFDVGLNAKYIDGAFSVYDTASDTQGSGDFSGVVPMVYSKVQVGLPFTGLAAYAEGSYLSFDEHELSDYQVAVTYSFIESLAVDMTLQVGYRKVTVDIEDLDDIYADMEFDGAFAGLEVHF